A window of Nanoarchaeota archaeon genomic DNA:
AAATCTTTGCATCGCAGCAAACGCTGATATCCGGCGTAATTGTCTTTTTATTCAATTGCGCAGGGTCGATATCCGCCATAATTATGAATTTGCCTTTTGCGAATTCCTTGTAATCAAACGATGTCTGCCTTAGCTGCATGCTGGTGCCGACAATCAAAAGCACATCGCAATTGTCAATTGCATAATTCGCGCTTTTTCGCCCCGTGATTCCCTGGGGCCCGAGGTAATGCGGATAATCATAAGTCACCAAATCATCCCCGCTCATTGCAGAAATGACATTGATTTTTGTCGTTTCAATAAATTTTGCAAGAAGAATTTCTGCTTTAGCAAGCCGTATTCCGTTGCCGATTAAAAGCAGCGGCCTCTCGGCTTTTTTAAGCTCTGTTACAATTTGAGCTATCGGAATAACGCACTCTTTTTCTTTTGGTATTTCGAATGTCTCGAGATTTTTCTCATCAATCTCGGCAGACTGGACGTCCAAAGGAATATCGAGCCAGACCGGCCCGGGCTTTCCTGATTTAGCCAGATATATTGCTTTTTGAAGATGGTATTTTATGCTGTTTGGATCTTCTACTGTTATCGCGTATTTGGTGATTGGCTTTACAATATCAATGATATTTATTTCCTGGGGCCCAAGCTGCCGTAAACCGTATTTGTTATCTTTGGGTATCATCAATTCTTTCCTGACCTGGCCGGAAATGACTATTATAGGTATGTTATCAATCCAGCAGGCAGCAACACCTGTTACTGCGTTTGTCCCGCCGGGGCCTGTTGTAACAACACAGAAGCCGATGTCGTTTTTCATTCGCGCGTATCCTTCTGCAGCAAGAGCGGCGCCTTGTTCGTGATGCGTGCATATCGACGTCAGGTTTGATTTGCCGATGCTGTCAACAATGTGCATTACTCCGCCGCCTGAAACAAGAAATACGCTGTCTACAACAGTTTCCATGTATTTTAGAACATAATCGCTGAGCTTCATTTTATCGCCTTCGTATATTTTATCAGTTTACTAATTCATTATACTAAATATTACGTATGAAGATATGTATTAA
This region includes:
- a CDS encoding thiamine pyrophosphate-binding protein: MKLSDYVLKYMETVVDSVFLVSGGGVMHIVDSIGKSNLTSICTHHEQGAALAAEGYARMKNDIGFCVVTTGPGGTNAVTGVAACWIDNIPIIVISGQVRKELMIPKDNKYGLRQLGPQEINIIDIVKPITKYAITVEDPNSIKYHLQKAIYLAKSGKPGPVWLDIPLDVQSAEIDEKNLETFEIPKEKECVIPIAQIVTELKKAERPLLLIGNGIRLAKAEILLAKFIETTKINVISAMSGDDLVTYDYPHYLGPQGITGRKSANYAIDNCDVLLIVGTSMQLRQTSFDYKEFAKGKFIIMADIDPAQLNKKTITPDISVCCDAKIFLEKMLEEKIILKRWDLLAEEIAYKTKPGYVDVYQFMEELNGKTGFPIVTANGMAAEVPHQAFKLRKGQRLITNTGLGEMGKGLPMSIGACIANNKKPVICTEGDGSIMMNIQELQTMIYHKLPLKIFIFNNGGYYSIRNTHNKFFGKVFAADESSGLSLPIWKDLMAGWGVKYESISSEKDLHKLKNILESEDAVVCELVIDPHQEMIEKWTANKYKEKS